The genomic DNA TCTTCGGGGGGCTTGCGTCCAACTTTGGCGCGTTGACCAGTATCGTGAGATTTCGTGATCCCCGGTCGATCCCACGCATAATAAATGCTGTTGATTGTGCAAACCTGAGTTGGCGACGGAGCTGACGGAAGCGTGAAATCGGCATAACAGCCGGTTTCTTTCAGAATACTCAATTCCTGATCGACGCCGCAGTCGTACCCTCCGGGATGCGAATTGCACAACGACCAGTTGCCATGAATAAAGCCGTAAACAATTTCTTCTGTGATTGGATGCCGTCGCAATAACCCGTGACGGTGAAACAACTCATCCCGAAATGTCACCAGCTTTTCCGTCAAACCTTCAGGGGTATCGTCGCGGTGATGCAGGTGAATATCGACATCGCCATAGCCAGCATCGCACAATGTTTTTAACGCATCAAGATATTCGGGCTGGTATTCATCCTGAGGAAAAAAGAATGTATGTTGCGGCTTGCGGCCATTCACATCCTGAAAACGATCAAACAGTTTCGGATACTGCTCGCACCAGCGATTCACCAGTTCCATCGCTTGCGGTTTGGGAAGGTTGCCGCGTTGAGGTTCGTAGTGATCGCAAATCGCAATAAAGAGATCGATTGGTTCCTCAGATTGATCCTGCGGGGCTTCACGGTCCGTTGGGAAGTAATAGCTTCCGAGCCAGTAATGCATGTTTTTACGTCGCAATGCATAGCCATAAACGACCGCGAAGGCGACTATTAAAACTGGGACTAGAAAAATAAGATACCACATGTGAACTTGCAAACTTCCTGCTATTCATCGACCCGTAAGTCAGGCTGTGCCTGACGCAATTTATCATAGACGTCCAGTCTCGTCAGGCACAGCCTGACCTACGAGCGGATTCAAATCATCCCTATTTGTATATTCATGATCCTGAAAACCACATGTCTCATTGAGGAGTTGCGCCAGTTCTGCGGTTCGCGAGCGACGTTCGTGCAGTTTTGGCGACCAGAGATCCCGATCCAGTTTCATTCCCAGCCGATGCTTTTCCAGTTCCTCAGCCAGGCGAGTTTCAATTTGCTCGGGATACTGAGGATCGCATGGCAAAGAAAATGGACAGTCTTCAGTCAGTGACCACATATCTCCCGGAGGGGAGATTAGCAGAAATGGCTTGCCTGTGGCGAGGTACTCGAAGATTTTTCCATTCACAATCCGCTCCGCTCCCGGCACAGGCGAGTTTAACAGCGTTAAACAGTCGGCATCCTGCATCAGCGAGATCGCTTCGGAATGACTGATAAACGGTAGTCGAACAAGTCGGCAACTGGTTTTCTCCAATCGAGACAAGATCGCTTCCTGTTCGGATGTTCTACGACCGGCGACGACAAATTCGAGCTTTTCCATCAAGGAGGGTGATCGTATTGCCAGTTGTTCAATGGCTCTCACGAGCGGTTCAATGGAATTCAAATTCCAGAGTGTTCCCACATAAGCCAGACGAAATCGATCGATACCGTTTCCGTAATCGACTCGAGGTGCAGGAGTGATTGAAAAATCATTGGGGTCGAAGCCGTTGTAAATGTATTCACAGCGTGTTTCAGCACCTGCCAGTCGTGCGGAATCGGCGACTGATTCGCAACTTGATGGCGTTGTCGCAATAGCCAGGTCGGCTGCTTTGAGTAAGCGAGCCTGCATT from Rubinisphaera italica includes the following:
- a CDS encoding glycosyltransferase, whose amino-acid sequence is MSEIKRALFVAYQFPPAGGIGVHRAVKFTKFLPEYGWETSVLTVSNPSVPLTDNSLLADIPESTEVVRTKTWEPSYAFKEKFGGKRPSNSTSSKHIESQTKPSLIRQLASVAKRSLRSAVNLTFQPDMQVLWGPNAYRAGCELLRRKQHDVVIATAPPFSSFLVGSKLAKQFRLPLVLDYRDEWGISNTYWENKQQSRMIQKIQQRMQARLLKAADLAIATTPSSCESVADSARLAGAETRCEYIYNGFDPNDFSITPAPRVDYGNGIDRFRLAYVGTLWNLNSIEPLVRAIEQLAIRSPSLMEKLEFVVAGRRTSEQEAILSRLEKTSCRLVRLPFISHSEAISLMQDADCLTLLNSPVPGAERIVNGKIFEYLATGKPFLLISPPGDMWSLTEDCPFSLPCDPQYPEQIETRLAEELEKHRLGMKLDRDLWSPKLHERRSRTAELAQLLNETCGFQDHEYTNRDDLNPLVGQAVPDETGRL